The Natrinema pellirubrum DSM 15624 region TTCACTTCGTCGCCACACTCGCCGGGCTCGGGGTCCGGATCCGGTTCGGGAGTCGTCCCGGGTTCGGTGGTGACGGCGTTCGCGGCGTCGACGCGACCGTTTCCTTGTTCGGTAGCGTCCAGACCGATGTCGACGGCCGTCTCGTGGAGGTGTGTCCGCAACTCGTCGTTCGAGAGGGACGGCCAGGCCGACAGCGTCAGTCCGGCGACGCCGGCGACGACCGGGGTCGCCATCGAGGTGCCGCTGAAGGTGTCGTAGTCGTCGAAGGGGATCGACGAGAGGACGTTGCCACCGGGTGCGGCCAGTTCGATCTCCGGGCCGACGTTCGAGAAGTCCGATAGCGTTTCGCCCTCGTCGAGCGAGGAGACGGCCAGCACGGTGTCGTAGGCGGCCGGATACGAGACGGGGCTGCCGTAATCGTTGCCGGCAGCCGCAACGAGCAACGAGCCCTGCGATTGTGCGTACTCACAGGCCTGTCGCATGAGATTCGTCGCATCGCCGCCACCGAGGGACATGTTGATGATATCGGCACCCTGATCGGCCGACCACTGGACCGCGTCGGCGATGTCAGAGAGTGACCCGCCGCCACCGGACCCGAGCGCACGGGCCGAGAGGAGCGAACAGTTCGAAATGCCGGCATGACCCGTTCCGTTGTCGGTGCCGCCGCCGGCGATTCCGCCGACGTGCGTCCCGTGGTTCTCGCTCGCGTCTACCGGATACGGATCGCCGTCTGAGTCGACGAAATCCTCACCGTTGTTGGAGACGCTGTCGTCCATGTTTTCCGCGAGGTCCGGGTGATCGTACTGGACCCCCTGGTCGACGATCGCGATCGTCACGTCCGGATCGCCGAGGGTCTCCTCCCAGGCTTCCTCACAGTTGACCTGCTGTGGCGCGTACTGACTCCCGAAGCTCGGATCGTTCGGCGTGTACAGTGGCGATGCACTCCCTTGTGCGTCCGCCGTCTCATCGTCGGCTTCCGACCCGAGCGGCTCGGCCTCGAGTGCGTGATACGTGACGTTGTCCTCCGTGTACTGGACCTCGTTGACGTCCATGAGGTTCCGCTGGACGTTTTCCTTGGCCTGGATGGAGGCTTCGTCGGCGATCTCTACCGACGCGTAGCCGAGCGTTTCGTTCGTGTGGACGATGTTCGCGTTGCTCGGGAGCTTCGGTTCGACTGCCGCTTCGATGTCCGATACGTCGGCATCGACACCGACGATCAGTTCGTCTTTTTTCGGCCCCGGTTCACGACCCGGCGTTGCGGACGTAATGCCGCTGAGACCGAGAATCGCACCGAACGCACCGGCTGCTTCGAGGACTGAACGTCGATTCACGTTCGAATGGTTATCTTCTGCCATGACGCAACTAAACGAATCGCAGTCTTGTACTAAATCATTTTTAAATCTATTAGGATTTAATATAACATATAGGTATGCTAAGAATAGAACTCGATGGGGAGTTATTACTGGTAGAAACCACTATTGTGCGATCTTCGTCTCGTATCCACAATAGATACAAATCCCAAATAGAGTTTATTAATTAATTAGGTGGTGCGTATTTTTCACACCGGCGTCATGTTGGGCGAGTCTCGATGGGGACTCCGGTCGAGCCGATGAGAATAGCAGCGACGTTGGCGTTTCGCCACACCTATCTCCGGGCACGGGAAAGAGCGGGCAACTGACTATGTTCGACCGCGTTCGTACCCGTCTCGCGCCCGATACCGAAACCGAGCCGACAGTCGGGCTGTTCGTCGACGGGCCGAACGTCTTCCGCGATGAGTTCGACGTCGATCTCGACGATCTCCGGGACGCCGCCGGCGAACTCGGCCGCGTCGGCGTCATCCGTCTCTACCTCGACGAACACGCGACGCCCGGCCTCATTCAGGCCGCGGAAGCCCGCGGCTTCGAAGTGATCGTCACCAGCGGCGACGTCGACGTCAAACTCGCGGTCGACGCGACCGCGCTGGCCGGCGATGCTACGATCGACCGGCTCGCGATCGCCTCACGCGATACCGACTTTAAACCCGTCCTCGAGCACGCGGGCACTCTCGGCGTGAAAACGTACGCGATCGCGCCGGGATCGTACGGCCGCTCGGATGCACTGCGAAACGCGGCCGACGAGGCCGTCACGCTCGAGCCGGACGGTTAGCCGCTGTACGAGCTTTCGCCGACGACCTCGACGAGGTCGCCCTCGCCTGTTGCCGTGGTCTCGTCGAAGTCGGTCACGCGAACACGGACTTGCTTCTCGACGGTCTCGGGTCCGGCTCCCTCGACGAGCAGTTCGGTGTCGCCGATGTAGGCCCGTCCCGCCGAGCCGTTGGTCTCGGAGATGAAGACGTCTATTTCGCTCCCTACCTCGAGGGAGGGTCGGTTCGCCCGGAACGTCCAGCCTGTGAGGTATTTGTCGAAGATGCTCATACGCGTGCCACCTCCTCGCTCTCGCGGTCGATCAGGTATTCGCGGCCGAAGCCGGTCAGCGCTGCGACGATGAACACCGCCACCAGCAGCCAGCCCTGGAAGACGTAGGGAACGACGTCGATCGGCGTGACGACCATCGACTGCTCGAACCAGTCGTAATCGCCGGGCAGTTGCTGCATCGCCGAGTAGCCGGCCAGCACCCCGCCCGACCACGGGAAGATGTAGCCCATGGCCGCGGTCTGGCCGTCTAAGATGTTCGCCCGGCGGTAGCCGTTCAGGTTGAACCGCTCGCCGATCTTCGAGATGTAAGGGCCGATCGCGACCTCGGCCGCGGTGTTGATCGTGATGATCGCGTTGATCAACGCCGCGGTCCCGACCATCGTCAACTCGGCGTTGCGGACGTTCGTCGCGAGGTTCTCGATCGACCACTCGAGCAACACGTCGAAGGCCCCGCCACGGATCATGATCTGGGCCGCGCCGATGATCAGCAAGACGAGGATCGAGAGTTCGAGGAAGCCGGCGACGCCGTTCATCAGGCTGCCGCCGACGCCGACCGCATCGGGGTTCTCGACGATCGTCAGGATCGGCAGGGACTCGAGCGGACCGGCCAGCGGCGCATCCTGTGGGGCGTTGAACATGACGATGTCACCGGGGCTCGCGAGGCCGAAGACGAGGTTGAAGGCGACGGCGACGACGATCCCCCACGAGATCGCCTCGACGATGTGTCGGCCGGCGATAGCCGTCCCGATCACGGCGGCCA contains the following coding sequences:
- a CDS encoding S8 family serine peptidase, yielding MAEDNHSNVNRRSVLEAAGAFGAILGLSGITSATPGREPGPKKDELIVGVDADVSDIEAAVEPKLPSNANIVHTNETLGYASVEIADEASIQAKENVQRNLMDVNEVQYTEDNVTYHALEAEPLGSEADDETADAQGSASPLYTPNDPSFGSQYAPQQVNCEEAWEETLGDPDVTIAIVDQGVQYDHPDLAENMDDSVSNNGEDFVDSDGDPYPVDASENHGTHVGGIAGGGTDNGTGHAGISNCSLLSARALGSGGGGSLSDIADAVQWSADQGADIINMSLGGGDATNLMRQACEYAQSQGSLLVAAAGNDYGSPVSYPAAYDTVLAVSSLDEGETLSDFSNVGPEIELAAPGGNVLSSIPFDDYDTFSGTSMATPVVAGVAGLTLSAWPSLSNDELRTHLHETAVDIGLDATEQGNGRVDAANAVTTEPGTTPEPDPDPEPGECGDEVNTASKDGQLSGGWWGNPSDTYTYTLKTANPCSATVTLEGPSSADFDLYLTLDGRTPTRQDYDKRSASNDSSESIDVDLSGDEEFGILVRRYSGSGSYTVGVEELGK
- a CDS encoding NYN domain-containing protein, with product MFDRVRTRLAPDTETEPTVGLFVDGPNVFRDEFDVDLDDLRDAAGELGRVGVIRLYLDEHATPGLIQAAEARGFEVIVTSGDVDVKLAVDATALAGDATIDRLAIASRDTDFKPVLEHAGTLGVKTYAIAPGSYGRSDALRNAADEAVTLEPDG
- a CDS encoding DUF7513 family protein, whose product is MSIFDKYLTGWTFRANRPSLEVGSEIDVFISETNGSAGRAYIGDTELLVEGAGPETVEKQVRVRVTDFDETTATGEGDLVEVVGESSYSG